A genomic region of Saccopteryx bilineata isolate mSacBil1 chromosome 1, mSacBil1_pri_phased_curated, whole genome shotgun sequence contains the following coding sequences:
- the RECQL gene encoding ATP-dependent DNA helicase Q1 isoform X2 gives MSGKDVFLVMPTGGGKSLCYQLPALCSDGFTLVICPLISLMEDQLMVLKQLEISATMLNASSSKEHVKWVHAEMVNKNSKLKLIYVTPEKIAKSKMFMSRLEKAHEAKRLTRIAVDEVHCCSHWGHDFRPDYKALGILKRQFPNTALIGLTATATCHVLKDVQKILCVEKCLTFTASFNRPNLYYEVRQKPSNTEDFIEDIVKVINGRYKGQSGIIYCFSQKDSEQVTVSLQKLGIRAGAYHASMEPEDKSEVHRRWSGSEVQVVVATVAFGMGIDKPDVRFVIHHSMSKSMENYYQESGRAGRDDMKADCILYYGFGDIFRISSMVVMENVGQQKLYEMVSYCQNISKCRRVLIAQHFDEVWNSEACNKMCDNCCKDISFERKNVTAYCRDLIKILQQAEDMNEKLTPLKLIDSWMGKGAAKLRVAGVAPPTLPREDLEKIIVHFLLLQYLKEDYSFTAYATISYLKIGPKANLLNNEAHVINMQVKKSTQSCFRVVSSQTGHTEETDKKREGKSLSNFQKKSANILQQSDSKTTGPKKRKVDDA, from the exons ATGTCTGGAAAAGATGTATTTCTTGTTATGCCTACAGGAGGTGGAAAGAGCTTATGCTACCAGTTACCAGCATTATGTTCAGATG gttttACACTTGTGATTTGCCCTTTGATCTCTCTTATGGAAGATCAATTAATGGTtttaaaacaattagaaatttCAGCTACCATGTTAAATGCTTCTAGTTCTAAG GAGCATGTGAAATGGGTTCATGCTGAAATGGTAAATAAAAACTCCAAGCTAAAGCTAATTTATGTGACTCCAGAGAAAATTGCAAAAAGCAAAATGTTTATGTCAAGACTAGAGAAAGCCCATGAAGCAAAGCGACTGACCCGCATAGCTGTGGATGAGGTTCACTGCTGTAGTCACTGGGGTCATGATTTCAGACCTG atTACAAAGCACTTGGTATCTTAAAGCGGCAGTTTCCGAACACAGCACTGATTGGGCTGACGGCGACCGCAACATGTCATGTTTTGAAAGATGTTCAGAAAATACTGTGTGTTGAAAAGTGTTTGACTTTTACAGCTTCTTTTAATCGGCCAAATCTTTATTATGAG GTTCGTCAAAAACCCTCAAACACTGAAGATTTTATTGAGGATATTGTAAAGGTCATTAATGGGAGATACAAAGGGCAATCag GGATCATATATTGCTTTTCTCAGAAGGACTCGGAGCAAGTTACAGTTAGTTTACAGAAACTGGGAATTCGTGCAGGTGCATACCATGCCAGTATGGAACCTGAAGATAAGAGCGAGGTCCACAGAAGATGGTCAGGCAGCGAAGTTCAG GTAGTAGTGGCAACCGTTGCATTTGGTATGGGAATTGATAAGCCAGATGTGAGATTTGTTATTCATCATTCAATGAGTAAATCTATGGAAAATTATTACCAAGAGAGTGGACGAGCAG GTCGTGATGACATGAAAGCAGACTGTATTCTGTATTACGGCTTTGGAGACATATTCAGGATCAGTTCAATGGTGGTGATGGAAAATGTGGGACAACAGAAGCTTTATGAGATGGTGTCATACTGTCAGAACATAAGCAA ATGTCGCCGTGTATTGATAGCTCAACATTTTGATGAAGTGTGGAACTCAGAAGCATGTAACAAAATGTGTGATAATTGCTGTAAAGACAttt CATTTGAAAGGAAGAACGTAACAGCCTACTGCAGAGATCTAATCAAAATCCTGCAGCAGGCAGAGGACATGAATGAAAAGCTCACCCCACTGAAATTGATTGATTCTTGGATGGGAAAGGGAGCAGCAAAATTGAGAGTAGCAGGTGTTGCTCCTCCCACACTTCCTCGTGAAGACCTTGAGAAAATTATTGTGCACTTTCTTCTACTGCAATATCTTAA AGAAGACTACAGTTTTACAGCTTATGCTACGATTTCATATTTGAAAATAGGACCTAAAGCTAATCTTCTGAACAATGAGGCACATGTCATTAATATGCAAGTAAAGAAGTCCACGCAGAGCTGTTTCAGG GTTGTATCATCTCAAACTGGTCATACTGAAGAAACGgataaaaagagggaaggaaaaagttTGAGTAACTTCCAGAAGAAGTCTGCAAACATACTTCAGCAATCTGATTCTAAGACTACAGGGcctaagaaaagaaaagttgatGATGCATGA
- the RECQL gene encoding ATP-dependent DNA helicase Q1 isoform X1, whose translation MASISALTEELDSVNNELHAVDIQIQELLERQQELTQKKNILTNRIKQCLEDSDAGTSNECDSSPASWNKEDFPWSEKVKDALQNTFKLEKFRLLQLETINVTMSGKDVFLVMPTGGGKSLCYQLPALCSDGFTLVICPLISLMEDQLMVLKQLEISATMLNASSSKEHVKWVHAEMVNKNSKLKLIYVTPEKIAKSKMFMSRLEKAHEAKRLTRIAVDEVHCCSHWGHDFRPDYKALGILKRQFPNTALIGLTATATCHVLKDVQKILCVEKCLTFTASFNRPNLYYEVRQKPSNTEDFIEDIVKVINGRYKGQSGIIYCFSQKDSEQVTVSLQKLGIRAGAYHASMEPEDKSEVHRRWSGSEVQVVVATVAFGMGIDKPDVRFVIHHSMSKSMENYYQESGRAGRDDMKADCILYYGFGDIFRISSMVVMENVGQQKLYEMVSYCQNISKCRRVLIAQHFDEVWNSEACNKMCDNCCKDISFERKNVTAYCRDLIKILQQAEDMNEKLTPLKLIDSWMGKGAAKLRVAGVAPPTLPREDLEKIIVHFLLLQYLKEDYSFTAYATISYLKIGPKANLLNNEAHVINMQVKKSTQSCFRVVSSQTGHTEETDKKREGKSLSNFQKKSANILQQSDSKTTGPKKRKVDDA comes from the exons ATGGCATCTATTTCAG CTCTAACTGAGGAATTGGATTCTGTGAACAACGAGCTACATGCAGTGGACATTCAAATTCAGGAACTTCTGGAAAGGCAACAGGAGCTCACTCAGAAGAAAAACATCCTAACAAACAGAATAAAGCAGTGCTTGGAGGATTCTGATGCTGGCACAAGCAATGAATGTGATTCTTCACCTGCCTCTTGGAATAAAGAag attTTCCATGGTCTGAGAAAGTTAAAGATGCTCTACAAAATACCTTTAAACTGGAGAAGTTCAGACTGCTTCAGCTTGAAACTATTAATGTAACAATGTCTGGAAAAGATGTATTTCTTGTTATGCCTACAGGAGGTGGAAAGAGCTTATGCTACCAGTTACCAGCATTATGTTCAGATG gttttACACTTGTGATTTGCCCTTTGATCTCTCTTATGGAAGATCAATTAATGGTtttaaaacaattagaaatttCAGCTACCATGTTAAATGCTTCTAGTTCTAAG GAGCATGTGAAATGGGTTCATGCTGAAATGGTAAATAAAAACTCCAAGCTAAAGCTAATTTATGTGACTCCAGAGAAAATTGCAAAAAGCAAAATGTTTATGTCAAGACTAGAGAAAGCCCATGAAGCAAAGCGACTGACCCGCATAGCTGTGGATGAGGTTCACTGCTGTAGTCACTGGGGTCATGATTTCAGACCTG atTACAAAGCACTTGGTATCTTAAAGCGGCAGTTTCCGAACACAGCACTGATTGGGCTGACGGCGACCGCAACATGTCATGTTTTGAAAGATGTTCAGAAAATACTGTGTGTTGAAAAGTGTTTGACTTTTACAGCTTCTTTTAATCGGCCAAATCTTTATTATGAG GTTCGTCAAAAACCCTCAAACACTGAAGATTTTATTGAGGATATTGTAAAGGTCATTAATGGGAGATACAAAGGGCAATCag GGATCATATATTGCTTTTCTCAGAAGGACTCGGAGCAAGTTACAGTTAGTTTACAGAAACTGGGAATTCGTGCAGGTGCATACCATGCCAGTATGGAACCTGAAGATAAGAGCGAGGTCCACAGAAGATGGTCAGGCAGCGAAGTTCAG GTAGTAGTGGCAACCGTTGCATTTGGTATGGGAATTGATAAGCCAGATGTGAGATTTGTTATTCATCATTCAATGAGTAAATCTATGGAAAATTATTACCAAGAGAGTGGACGAGCAG GTCGTGATGACATGAAAGCAGACTGTATTCTGTATTACGGCTTTGGAGACATATTCAGGATCAGTTCAATGGTGGTGATGGAAAATGTGGGACAACAGAAGCTTTATGAGATGGTGTCATACTGTCAGAACATAAGCAA ATGTCGCCGTGTATTGATAGCTCAACATTTTGATGAAGTGTGGAACTCAGAAGCATGTAACAAAATGTGTGATAATTGCTGTAAAGACAttt CATTTGAAAGGAAGAACGTAACAGCCTACTGCAGAGATCTAATCAAAATCCTGCAGCAGGCAGAGGACATGAATGAAAAGCTCACCCCACTGAAATTGATTGATTCTTGGATGGGAAAGGGAGCAGCAAAATTGAGAGTAGCAGGTGTTGCTCCTCCCACACTTCCTCGTGAAGACCTTGAGAAAATTATTGTGCACTTTCTTCTACTGCAATATCTTAA AGAAGACTACAGTTTTACAGCTTATGCTACGATTTCATATTTGAAAATAGGACCTAAAGCTAATCTTCTGAACAATGAGGCACATGTCATTAATATGCAAGTAAAGAAGTCCACGCAGAGCTGTTTCAGG GTTGTATCATCTCAAACTGGTCATACTGAAGAAACGgataaaaagagggaaggaaaaagttTGAGTAACTTCCAGAAGAAGTCTGCAAACATACTTCAGCAATCTGATTCTAAGACTACAGGGcctaagaaaagaaaagttgatGATGCATGA